Proteins encoded in a region of the Chryseobacterium piperi genome:
- a CDS encoding FKBP-type peptidyl-prolyl cis-trans isomerase: MTIENNHVVAVSYILHTIEEDGSKILVEETTAENPLTFLHGVGMMIPKFEQNILGLKAGDKVAFTIQPEEAYGERQPDAIAQLPVDMFKESGMPPVGAILPLSDNQGNNFQAVVVEVTPEVVVADLNHPMAGKVLDFQVEILNTRPATEEELSHGHSHGIDGTDAH, encoded by the coding sequence ATGACAATCGAAAACAATCATGTTGTAGCTGTAAGTTACATACTTCACACAATCGAAGAAGATGGAAGTAAGATTCTTGTAGAAGAAACAACAGCAGAAAATCCACTAACATTTTTGCACGGAGTAGGAATGATGATTCCAAAGTTTGAACAAAATATCCTTGGCTTGAAAGCTGGTGATAAGGTAGCCTTTACAATACAGCCTGAAGAAGCTTATGGTGAAAGACAACCTGATGCTATTGCTCAATTGCCGGTTGATATGTTTAAAGAATCAGGAATGCCTCCTGTAGGAGCTATTTTGCCTTTATCTGATAACCAAGGGAATAATTTCCAGGCAGTGGTAGTAGAAGTAACACCAGAAGTTGTAGTTGCAGATCTTAATCATCCAATGGCGGGGAAAGTATTAGATTTCCAGGTAGAAATTTTAAATACTCGTCCGGCGACAGAAGAAGAATTGTCACATGGGCATTCTCATGGAATTGACGGTACAGACGCTCACTAA
- a CDS encoding YceI family protein translates to MATKWNLDPTHSEITFKVKHMMISNVKGSFRTFNAEIEADDDTFKNAKTTATIQTDSVFTNNTDRDNHLKSAEFFDAEAHPTITFESQALNDEITGNLTINGITKPITLEVDFGGINKDPWGNTKAGFSFEGKINRKDFGLNWNAALEAGGVMVSDDVKVAGELQFVKQA, encoded by the coding sequence ATGGCTACAAAATGGAATTTAGACCCAACACACAGTGAAATTACTTTTAAAGTAAAACACATGATGATTTCCAACGTAAAAGGAAGCTTCAGAACATTCAATGCAGAAATTGAAGCTGATGACGATACATTTAAAAATGCAAAGACTACTGCAACGATTCAAACAGATTCAGTTTTCACCAACAATACAGACAGAGATAATCACTTGAAATCTGCTGAGTTTTTTGATGCAGAAGCTCACCCTACAATTACTTTTGAATCTCAGGCATTAAATGATGAAATCACAGGAAACCTTACGATCAATGGAATTACTAAACCTATTACTTTAGAGGTTGATTTCGGAGGAATCAATAAAGATCCTTGGGGAAATACAAAAGCAGGATTTTCTTTTGAAGGAAAAATCAACAGAAAAGATTTTGGATTAAACTGGAATGCTGCTCTTGAAGCTGGAGGCGTAATGGTAAGCGACGATGTAAAAGTTGCAGGCGAATTACAATTCGTAAAGCAAGCTTAA
- a CDS encoding YchJ family protein, with product MNCPCCSGKSYEECCQPYHTEEKHAPTAEALMRSRFSAFAIPNGVYLMETTLPGKRKLHNKEDLQEWGEINQWTKLEIVKTPALNQVEFKAYYIDEEGNPQIHHEFSIFQKMHDRWYYVSGEFLD from the coding sequence ATGAATTGTCCCTGTTGCTCCGGTAAATCGTATGAAGAATGTTGCCAACCTTATCATACAGAAGAAAAACATGCTCCTACTGCAGAAGCTTTAATGCGTTCCCGCTTTTCCGCATTTGCAATACCTAACGGTGTGTATTTAATGGAAACTACCCTTCCCGGAAAGCGCAAACTTCATAATAAAGAGGATTTACAGGAATGGGGCGAAATAAATCAATGGACGAAGTTAGAGATTGTGAAGACTCCGGCATTAAACCAGGTTGAATTCAAAGCTTATTATATTGACGAAGAAGGAAATCCACAGATTCATCATGAGTTTTCCATCTTCCAGAAAATGCATGACCGATGGTATTATGTCTCCGGTGAATTTCTGGATTAA
- a CDS encoding LLM class flavin-dependent oxidoreductase: protein MELGIGMFGDLAFDRATGKYRDAGVKIREILEQVKLMDDLGIDVFAMGEHHREDYAVSSPEMVLAAAASITKNIKLASGVTVLSSSEPVKVYEDFSTLDLISDERAEIFVGRGSFIESFPLYGYSLNDYEQLFDEKLELLLKINTEENVSWSGELRASMQNQTVYPRAKNGGKLPIWRAVGGTPQSVLSAAKLGMPLVVAIIGGMPIQFKNLIEFYKQEYQKAGHDVSQMQLAIHSHTFVSDDQNVIDGYFNNYKSQMDRIGASRGWPPYTKSQYDGGRSKDGALFIGSSAEVADKIAYMKEIFGITRFIGHMDIGDPEHGVMMKSIELFGKEVLPKIKSL from the coding sequence ATGGAATTAGGAATTGGAATGTTTGGTGACCTGGCTTTTGATCGGGCTACCGGAAAATATAGAGATGCAGGCGTTAAAATAAGAGAAATTCTTGAACAGGTTAAGTTAATGGATGACCTAGGTATAGATGTATTCGCAATGGGTGAACATCACCGTGAAGATTATGCTGTTTCTTCACCGGAAATGGTATTAGCTGCGGCTGCAAGCATTACTAAAAATATAAAACTGGCAAGTGGTGTTACCGTTTTGAGCTCATCCGAGCCTGTAAAAGTATATGAGGACTTTTCAACATTGGATTTAATTTCTGATGAAAGAGCCGAAATATTTGTAGGAAGAGGAAGTTTTATTGAATCTTTTCCGCTTTATGGATACTCCTTAAATGATTATGAGCAGCTGTTTGATGAAAAGCTTGAATTACTGCTAAAAATCAATACTGAAGAGAACGTTTCATGGTCAGGAGAGCTTCGTGCTTCGATGCAGAATCAAACCGTTTATCCAAGAGCAAAGAACGGAGGAAAACTACCTATATGGAGAGCAGTTGGTGGAACTCCCCAATCTGTTTTAAGTGCAGCAAAATTGGGAATGCCTTTAGTTGTAGCCATCATTGGGGGCATGCCTATACAGTTTAAAAATTTGATAGAATTTTATAAGCAGGAATATCAAAAAGCCGGACATGATGTTTCTCAAATGCAGCTTGCGATTCACTCTCATACTTTTGTGAGCGATGATCAAAATGTGATAGATGGTTATTTTAACAACTATAAATCACAGATGGACAGGATCGGTGCATCCAGAGGATGGCCTCCTTATACAAAATCCCAATATGATGGAGGAAGGAGCAAAGACGGAGCACTGTTTATTGGAAGTTCTGCTGAGGTAGCTGATAAAATCGCTTATATGAAAGAAATTTTTGGAATTACAAGATTTATCGGACATATGGATATTGGTGATCCTGAACATGGAGTCATGATGAAATCGATCGAATTATTTGGTAAAGAAGTATTACCGAAAATTAAATCTCTATAA
- a CDS encoding VF530 family protein has product MEQQSKDPLHGKRLDAILEELVEYYKGFEKLGEQINIKCFTDNPSINSSLKFLRKTPWARTKVESLYLFVLRQKKREETKNRK; this is encoded by the coding sequence ATGGAACAGCAGTCCAAAGATCCCCTTCACGGAAAAAGACTTGATGCTATTCTCGAGGAACTAGTGGAGTATTATAAAGGCTTTGAAAAGCTGGGTGAACAAATCAATATAAAATGCTTTACAGATAATCCAAGCATCAATTCTTCTCTGAAATTTCTACGTAAAACGCCATGGGCAAGAACCAAAGTCGAGAGTTTGTATCTATTTGTGCTGAGACAGAAAAAACGCGAGGAAACAAAGAACAGGAAGTAG
- a CDS encoding S9 family peptidase encodes MKLHKFTLLMVVLGGSVFAQTQKFTMAEAVNGLRTNLAVKSISQFSWSEDGKFYIQAVKGGYLITDLKTNKQDTLVSLTQLNRQFSADQLKAVPPIKFINSGHGYFNANDKMYWIERSGNDWKVKNKAPLNENASNIKVFGDHETLAYTVKNNLYINRNGKSVAVTNNSDENIISGQAVHRNEFGIDTGIFPSPNSESVAFYRMDQTMVADYPVIDWSVTPAINHNMKYPMAGQASHQVTLGVYNIKDQSTTFLKVEGEKDQYLTAVTWSPDSKYIFVGVLNREQNHMKMNQYDAVTGNLVKTLFEEANEKYVEPQHPLVFFPKSNTDFIWQSQRSGYNHLFHYSLEKGLVAQITKGDWLVTDILGFNEKKKEIYFVSTKETPLERHLYKINWTNFKMQRLDDAEGVHSGVLSNDGNYLFDMYSNANSPRIANIINTNNLKYNTILTAENTLKNYQRPEIKNVNLKADDGTPLYGKMILPTNFDANKKYPVIVYLYNGPHLQLITNTFPASGNLWYEYMAQNGYIIFTMDGRGSSNRGLKFEQAVFRNLGTTEMKDQMKGVEYLKSLPYVDAERMGIHGWSFGGFMTTSFMLRQPDVFKVGVAGGPVIDWKMYEIMYGERYMDTPQENPQGYATANLLDKVQNLKGKLLMIHGAQDDVVVWQHSIKFIKSAVDNGVQLDYFVYPGHPHNVIGKDRVHLIQKITDYFDQFLKK; translated from the coding sequence ATGAAATTACATAAGTTTACTTTATTGATGGTGGTTTTGGGCGGCTCTGTTTTTGCTCAGACGCAAAAATTTACAATGGCGGAGGCTGTAAATGGTTTAAGAACGAATTTAGCAGTAAAAAGCATTTCTCAGTTTTCATGGTCAGAAGATGGTAAATTCTATATTCAGGCTGTAAAAGGAGGATATTTGATTACTGATTTAAAGACTAATAAGCAGGATACTTTGGTATCATTAACCCAATTAAACAGACAGTTTTCAGCGGATCAGCTGAAAGCAGTTCCCCCGATTAAATTTATTAACAGTGGCCATGGATACTTTAATGCAAACGATAAGATGTATTGGATTGAAAGATCCGGAAATGATTGGAAAGTAAAAAATAAAGCTCCATTGAATGAAAACGCATCCAATATAAAGGTTTTCGGAGATCATGAAACATTAGCTTATACGGTTAAAAATAATTTATACATCAATAGAAACGGAAAATCTGTAGCAGTAACGAATAACTCAGATGAGAATATCATCAGTGGGCAGGCGGTACATAGAAATGAATTCGGAATTGATACCGGAATATTTCCATCACCGAATTCTGAATCTGTCGCTTTCTATAGAATGGATCAAACCATGGTTGCAGATTATCCGGTGATTGACTGGTCTGTAACTCCGGCGATTAATCACAATATGAAATATCCAATGGCAGGGCAGGCTTCTCATCAGGTGACTTTAGGTGTTTACAACATCAAAGATCAATCCACTACTTTTTTGAAAGTTGAAGGAGAAAAAGACCAGTATCTAACGGCTGTTACCTGGAGTCCTGATTCAAAATATATTTTTGTAGGAGTATTAAACAGGGAGCAGAACCATATGAAAATGAATCAATATGATGCTGTAACCGGAAACCTTGTAAAGACTTTATTTGAAGAAGCTAATGAGAAATATGTAGAACCTCAGCATCCACTTGTATTTTTCCCAAAATCCAATACTGATTTTATTTGGCAAAGCCAAAGAAGCGGATATAACCATTTATTCCATTATAGTTTAGAGAAAGGGTTGGTAGCTCAGATCACAAAAGGAGACTGGCTGGTGACTGATATATTAGGCTTTAATGAGAAGAAAAAAGAAATCTATTTCGTATCAACCAAAGAAACTCCTTTAGAAAGGCATTTGTATAAAATCAACTGGACCAATTTCAAAATGCAAAGATTGGATGACGCAGAAGGAGTGCATTCAGGAGTTTTAAGCAATGACGGAAATTACCTGTTTGATATGTACAGCAATGCAAATTCACCTAGAATTGCTAATATTATCAATACCAATAATCTGAAATATAATACCATTCTGACTGCTGAAAATACATTGAAAAATTATCAGAGACCTGAAATTAAAAATGTAAACTTAAAAGCTGATGACGGAACACCTTTATATGGAAAGATGATTCTTCCAACGAATTTTGATGCTAATAAAAAATACCCGGTTATTGTTTATTTATACAATGGTCCGCATTTGCAACTCATTACGAATACTTTTCCTGCTTCAGGAAACCTTTGGTATGAATATATGGCACAAAACGGATATATCATCTTTACAATGGATGGAAGAGGTTCTTCAAACCGTGGTCTAAAGTTTGAGCAGGCAGTCTTCAGAAACCTTGGAACGACAGAAATGAAGGACCAAATGAAAGGAGTAGAGTATTTAAAATCATTACCTTATGTAGATGCTGAAAGAATGGGTATTCACGGATGGAGCTTCGGAGGGTTTATGACGACCAGCTTTATGCTTCGCCAGCCGGATGTTTTCAAGGTAGGTGTTGCAGGAGGACCTGTTATCGACTGGAAAATGTATGAAATTATGTATGGTGAAAGATATATGGATACACCGCAGGAAAACCCTCAGGGATATGCAACTGCCAACTTATTAGATAAGGTTCAGAACTTAAAAGGGAAGTTGTTGATGATACATGGTGCACAGGATGATGTGGTGGTTTGGCAACATTCTATAAAATTCATCAAATCTGCTGTGGACAATGGAGTTCAGTTGGATTATTTTGTTTATCCGGGACATCCTCATAATGTTATCGGGAAAGACAGAGTCCATTTGATACAAAAGATTACCGATTATTTTGATCAGTTTCTAAAGAAATAA
- the ygiD gene encoding 4,5-DOPA-extradiol-dioxygenase: MNLNDLQNISDHFNNTQRMPVLFLGHGSPMNAIEENQFVQGFRKAGEEIPIPNAILCISAHWYTPGTFVTAMDMPKTIHDFSGFPKALFDVQYPAPGSPELAHETVELLAPVLVEEDHNWGLDHGAWSVIRHMYPNADIPVIQLSIDYRKPPQYHYDLGKRLNKLREKGILIIGSGNIIHNLRLIDWRNINTVGAGWDWAVEAREKTNNWLLDGNFQNIIDYQKQGTFLQYAVPTPDHYLPLIYTLALKDQTEELALFNDELIGGSLSMTSLRIG; this comes from the coding sequence ATGAACCTCAACGATTTACAAAATATCAGTGATCATTTTAACAATACACAGCGAATGCCTGTTCTATTTCTGGGACATGGTTCGCCTATGAATGCCATTGAAGAGAACCAATTTGTACAGGGGTTCAGAAAGGCAGGCGAAGAGATTCCAATCCCTAATGCTATTTTGTGTATTTCAGCTCATTGGTATACTCCAGGGACTTTTGTCACCGCAATGGATATGCCCAAGACCATCCATGATTTCTCTGGTTTTCCAAAAGCGTTGTTTGATGTGCAGTATCCGGCTCCGGGAAGTCCTGAATTAGCCCATGAAACTGTTGAATTATTAGCTCCGGTTTTGGTGGAAGAGGATCATAATTGGGGACTTGATCATGGTGCATGGTCTGTAATCAGACATATGTATCCGAATGCTGATATTCCTGTTATTCAATTAAGTATTGATTATAGAAAACCTCCGCAATACCATTATGATCTGGGCAAAAGGTTAAATAAACTACGAGAGAAAGGTATTTTAATTATTGGAAGTGGAAATATTATTCATAATTTACGGTTAATTGACTGGAGAAACATCAATACTGTAGGTGCTGGTTGGGACTGGGCAGTAGAAGCCAGAGAAAAAACCAATAATTGGCTTCTTGACGGAAATTTCCAGAATATTATAGATTATCAAAAACAGGGAACTTTTTTACAATATGCGGTTCCTACTCCAGATCATTATCTGCCTCTTATTTATACTTTAGCATTAAAAGATCAGACTGAAGAACTTGCCTTATTCAATGACGAGCTTATTGGTGGCTCATTAAGTATGACCAGTCTTAGGATTGGCTAG
- a CDS encoding AAA family ATPase, with protein MIPIKLTIEGLYSYQERQTIDFKNLTEAGLFGIFGSVGSGKSSILEAISFVLYGETERLNMRDKRAYNMMNLKSNSSYIEFDFVSHENKLFRVARDFRRNSKKFDDVKPSSVTFYENINEKWIPLDHSNAEQIIGLSYANFKRTIIIPQGQFKEFLELGAAERTHMMKEIFNLQRFDLQNNVSALYARNRSELDQLQGELKGFEEINEEQLKSQKEKLKEEQQKFDEVKKEHLHISEKYQQLKNLKTDFENLQQKKENFLKVSSEKEKIDELEKKTNLYDTVYRVFHPLLLEKDKLSNEILSKRKDHESHTKSLHETEKVFNKIQEQLHLIQPKFEALNVTKIQESDLNLILQIMKFSKEISTLEERTKKGSEKVNEVKEKQQTIQKKVDTLSKELEALKPQKLDANLLLNVANWFVHKKSLISQQQKQTQKLIVQKESIQKITDELKLLEVDTDTFREKFKIKSDALEANKKELSQKLDHLKLQKELSRFASELHAGESCPLCGSLEHPNIIEFHDVNKEIQEIQEKTQSIEHEISKIQNQKTDIEKILDRRNIFEAQLQSEQSVLEILQNELKDHYQKFVWLDFNADNESEFEAKRQQSSVIEKQIEEINHQISQEREALEKERENLEKYNKALEEFKLEEAKKEEQINTNRSNLKNLDWNEYKEKEYSEVEILYQQLAQSNIETEKNYLSLTQQEKETSPKLTEQQTIVTQLNNRISELEREIASHNQILEKALSEKSFHSIADVQGILSQEISVQETRNQIQAFRIQFETLKNSIHELETKLKDFSFDQEQFDKIENQFKSVEINLQQTNDAVVKVISEIERLEKEFLKKESLLKELSELQKRSENLKVITNLFKASGFVQYVSSIYLRQLCDHANVRFHRMTRSQLSLQLNDNNDFEIIDYLNEGRSRSVKTLSGGQAFQVSLSLALALAESVQATTKADKNFFFIDEGFGTQDVESVNVVFETLMSLQKENRIVGIISHVEELKEKIPVSLNIIKDEERGSLIEIV; from the coding sequence ATGATTCCGATTAAACTAACAATAGAGGGACTTTATTCTTATCAGGAGCGGCAGACAATAGATTTTAAAAATCTTACAGAAGCTGGCTTGTTTGGAATCTTCGGGTCCGTAGGATCCGGAAAGTCTTCAATTCTTGAGGCAATTTCTTTTGTTTTATATGGAGAAACTGAACGTCTGAATATGCGTGACAAAAGAGCTTACAATATGATGAATCTGAAATCTAACAGCTCTTATATTGAATTTGATTTCGTCAGCCATGAAAATAAACTTTTCCGGGTAGCCAGAGACTTTAGACGAAACTCCAAAAAGTTTGATGACGTAAAGCCTTCTTCTGTTACTTTCTATGAAAACATTAATGAAAAATGGATTCCTCTGGATCATTCTAATGCAGAACAAATTATAGGACTAAGCTATGCTAATTTCAAACGTACGATTATCATTCCCCAAGGCCAGTTTAAAGAATTCTTAGAATTGGGGGCTGCAGAGCGAACCCATATGATGAAAGAAATTTTTAATCTTCAGCGCTTTGATCTGCAGAATAATGTTTCTGCCTTATATGCCCGAAACAGATCCGAACTTGATCAGTTACAAGGGGAGTTAAAAGGTTTTGAAGAAATAAATGAAGAACAGCTTAAGTCCCAAAAAGAAAAACTTAAAGAAGAGCAGCAAAAATTTGATGAGGTAAAAAAAGAGCATCTTCATATTTCAGAAAAATACCAACAGCTAAAGAATCTAAAAACTGATTTTGAAAATCTTCAGCAGAAGAAAGAAAACTTTCTGAAAGTATCTTCTGAAAAAGAAAAAATCGACGAATTAGAGAAGAAAACCAATCTTTATGATACCGTATACAGGGTTTTTCATCCTTTATTACTAGAAAAAGATAAGCTGTCAAATGAAATTTTATCCAAGAGAAAAGATCATGAAAGCCATACAAAATCATTACATGAAACAGAAAAAGTCTTCAATAAAATACAAGAGCAGCTTCACCTCATCCAACCCAAGTTTGAGGCTTTAAACGTAACCAAAATACAAGAAAGCGACCTCAACCTGATTCTTCAAATAATGAAATTTTCAAAAGAGATCAGTACGCTTGAAGAAAGAACTAAAAAAGGATCGGAAAAGGTAAATGAAGTAAAAGAGAAACAACAAACTATTCAAAAGAAAGTAGATACCTTATCTAAGGAGCTGGAAGCACTAAAGCCTCAAAAGCTAGATGCTAACCTATTACTTAATGTTGCCAATTGGTTTGTTCATAAAAAGAGCCTGATCTCTCAGCAGCAAAAGCAGACTCAAAAGCTTATTGTGCAAAAAGAGTCTATTCAAAAGATTACAGACGAGCTGAAACTACTGGAGGTAGACACTGATACTTTTAGAGAGAAATTTAAAATAAAATCTGACGCTTTAGAAGCTAATAAAAAAGAATTATCTCAGAAACTTGACCATTTAAAATTACAAAAAGAACTATCCCGTTTTGCCAGCGAATTACATGCAGGAGAATCCTGTCCGCTTTGCGGTTCCCTGGAACATCCGAATATTATAGAATTTCATGATGTCAATAAAGAAATCCAGGAAATTCAGGAGAAAACACAATCTATTGAACATGAGATTTCAAAAATTCAGAACCAAAAGACAGATATTGAAAAAATTCTGGATCGGAGAAATATATTTGAGGCTCAGCTGCAATCGGAGCAAAGTGTTTTAGAAATTCTTCAGAATGAGCTTAAGGATCATTACCAAAAATTTGTTTGGTTAGATTTCAATGCTGACAACGAAAGCGAGTTTGAAGCCAAACGTCAACAATCGTCTGTTATAGAAAAACAAATTGAAGAAATCAACCACCAAATTTCGCAAGAAAGAGAAGCCCTTGAAAAGGAACGGGAAAACCTTGAAAAATATAATAAAGCTTTAGAAGAGTTTAAACTTGAAGAAGCAAAAAAAGAAGAACAAATCAATACCAACCGTTCTAATTTAAAAAACTTAGACTGGAATGAATACAAAGAAAAAGAATATTCTGAAGTTGAAATCCTGTATCAGCAGTTAGCTCAATCTAATATTGAAACAGAAAAAAATTACTTAAGCCTCACTCAGCAGGAAAAAGAAACCTCTCCCAAACTGACAGAACAGCAAACCATCGTTACTCAATTAAACAACAGGATTTCAGAGTTAGAAAGAGAAATAGCTTCTCATAATCAAATCCTGGAAAAAGCTTTATCAGAAAAAAGCTTTCATTCAATAGCTGATGTTCAGGGTATTTTAAGCCAGGAAATTTCAGTTCAGGAGACAAGAAACCAGATTCAGGCATTCAGGATTCAGTTTGAAACTTTAAAAAACAGCATTCATGAATTAGAGACAAAACTTAAGGATTTTTCTTTTGATCAGGAGCAGTTTGATAAGATTGAAAACCAGTTTAAGAGTGTCGAGATAAATCTACAACAAACCAATGATGCAGTGGTAAAAGTAATTTCTGAAATTGAAAGACTGGAAAAAGAATTCCTGAAAAAAGAAAGTTTGCTGAAAGAGCTTTCTGAACTTCAAAAACGGTCTGAAAATTTAAAAGTGATTACTAATCTATTTAAAGCCTCCGGTTTTGTACAATATGTGTCATCTATTTATTTGAGGCAATTATGCGATCATGCGAATGTCCGTTTTCACAGAATGACCAGAAGCCAGCTGAGCCTTCAGCTTAATGACAATAATGATTTTGAAATCATCGATTACCTTAATGAAGGAAGAAGCCGAAGTGTAAAAACATTATCCGGAGGGCAGGCTTTCCAGGTATCACTAAGCCTCGCATTAGCTTTGGCAGAAAGTGTACAGGCTACTACAAAAGCTGACAAAAATTTCTTTTTTATAGATGAAGGATTTGGTACCCAGGATGTAGAGTCTGTAAACGTTGTTTTTGAAACATTAATGAGTCTGCAGAAAGAAAACAGAATTGTAGGAATCATCTCACACGTAGAGGAGCTTAAAGAAAAGATTCCTGTTTCTTTGAATATCATAAAAGATGAAGAACGTGGAAGTTTAATAGAAATAGTTTAG
- a CDS encoding metallophosphoesterase family protein: MKILHTADWHLGKRLDRFSRLEEQIQVMDEIVQIADAQKVDLIIVAGDLFDNFNPSVEATELFYKTLKRLSLNGKRPVITISGNHDSPNLIDAPDPLARECGIILIGHPKAKVNPFELEHFAISNSVEGLIELQIHHLGFPIRIIHTPYANEIRLKEYLGEHKEEELNRVLGENWKKLSEEFCDENGVNILTAHLYMNKKGTELLEEPEGEKPIKIGAADLIYSDIIPDQIQYTALGHLHSFQNIGTPEKPAIYASSPLCYSFSEAGQTKCVNIIDAEPNKPVTFERIALKKGKTLVRKTFNSIDNTVQWLQENPDTLVELTLESETFLKAEERKKLYQSHQGIVHLIPKVKNQDSNESELRNIDLNQDIQSLFKDYFKSKNGGQEANEDLMNLFNEILNE, translated from the coding sequence ATGAAAATTCTGCATACAGCCGACTGGCATTTAGGCAAACGTTTGGATCGTTTTTCGCGTCTGGAAGAGCAAATCCAGGTGATGGATGAAATTGTTCAGATTGCTGATGCTCAAAAAGTCGATCTTATAATTGTTGCCGGAGATTTGTTTGATAATTTCAATCCCAGCGTTGAAGCGACTGAACTATTCTATAAAACATTAAAACGTTTATCATTAAATGGGAAACGACCTGTCATTACCATTTCAGGAAATCATGATTCGCCTAATTTAATTGATGCCCCTGATCCTCTGGCTCGCGAGTGTGGGATTATATTAATTGGCCATCCAAAAGCTAAAGTTAATCCATTTGAGCTGGAACATTTTGCTATCTCGAATTCTGTGGAAGGGTTAATTGAATTACAAATCCATCATTTGGGTTTTCCTATTCGAATTATACATACTCCATATGCCAATGAAATCCGGCTTAAAGAATATTTAGGAGAGCATAAGGAAGAAGAGCTCAACAGGGTTTTAGGGGAAAACTGGAAGAAACTTTCTGAGGAATTTTGTGATGAAAATGGAGTCAATATCCTGACTGCCCATTTATATATGAATAAAAAAGGAACTGAACTTCTTGAGGAACCTGAAGGTGAGAAGCCTATTAAAATAGGAGCTGCAGATCTTATCTATTCGGACATCATTCCGGATCAGATCCAATATACCGCTTTAGGACATCTTCATAGTTTTCAGAATATTGGAACTCCGGAAAAGCCCGCTATATATGCATCTTCGCCTTTGTGTTATAGCTTTAGTGAAGCCGGACAGACAAAATGCGTTAATATCATTGATGCAGAGCCCAATAAACCGGTTACATTTGAAAGAATTGCTCTAAAAAAGGGGAAAACCTTAGTAAGAAAAACTTTTAATTCAATAGACAATACCGTACAATGGTTACAGGAAAATCCTGATACTTTAGTTGAGCTTACTCTGGAAAGTGAAACATTTTTAAAAGCGGAAGAAAGAAAAAAACTCTATCAGTCACACCAAGGCATTGTTCACCTTATTCCCAAGGTTAAAAACCAGGACAGTAATGAAAGTGAACTGCGCAACATCGATTTAAATCAGGATATCCAATCGTTGTTTAAAGATTATTTCAAATCTAAGAATGGAGGTCAGGAGGCCAATGAAGATCTAATGAATTTGTTCAATGAAATACTAAACGAATAA
- a CDS encoding STM3941 family protein — MQKLPTTLYPSKLKQSLLIIISLAFVTLGFVIIKSNFWIGLFNIIFFGLCLFTFIITLIPSASYLKIDEKGFEMRTLFRSTFIPWHVVNSFSTKRIFINTMVMIDFNPQYIDTSKLKSKTGAFPDTYGMSAKKLAELMNKYKAQAN, encoded by the coding sequence ATGCAGAAACTCCCTACTACCCTCTATCCAAGCAAACTAAAACAAAGCCTTTTAATTATAATCAGTTTAGCCTTTGTCACCTTAGGATTTGTTATTATTAAAAGTAATTTCTGGATTGGCCTATTTAATATTATATTTTTTGGGCTATGTCTGTTTACTTTTATTATTACGCTTATTCCCAGCGCTTCTTATCTCAAGATTGATGAGAAAGGATTTGAAATGAGGACTTTATTCAGATCTACATTTATTCCCTGGCATGTCGTTAATAGCTTTTCAACTAAAAGAATTTTTATCAATACTATGGTGATGATTGATTTCAATCCCCAGTACATTGATACTTCTAAATTAAAGTCTAAAACAGGAGCTTTCCCAGATACTTATGGAATGTCGGCAAAAAAACTGGCCGAACTTATGAACAAGTATAAGGCACAAGCAAACTAG